GTGGATCACGCCGCGGTGCTCAGATGATTATGCTTGCTGATTGGCATCCGGATATTCTGGAATTCATCATTTCCAAAATGCAGAATCCAAGGATACTCAGGTACCTTTCAGAACAGATCGAGGATCACCAGATCAAGCGTTTGATTCAGGAAAAGCTTAAATTTATTCCATTGTCTGAAGTGGATGAATCCATGTATCAAAGTATTGTGAATTATAAAACCATTGAAGGACAGGGTGGTTTTGATCCAAAAGTCATCCGGCAAGCAGAAGAGACGTTGCGAGCTGGCGGGAAATATGATGTGAATAACTCTGAATTTTTGACTGGAGCAAACATCTCTGTATGTATAACAAAAGAGTTCATGGAAGCTGTAGAGAATGATGAAGACTATGAACTTCGTTTCCCCGATGTGGAGAATTATAATCAAGAAGAAATGGAAGCGTACAACCGTGAATGGCATGAATATGGTGATGTGAGAGAATGGAAACAATTAGGGTTTGGTATTCGGACATACCGGAAAATCAAGGCGCGGGAGCTCTGGGATCTGATTAATATTTGTGCCACGTATTCCGCAGAGCCGGGTATCTTTTTTATCGATAATGCGAATGAGATGACTAATGCAAGTGCTTATGGACAGAAAGTTGTTGCTACAAATCCTTGTGGAGAGCAGCCGCTTGCACCTTATTCTGTTTGTAATCTTGCAGCGGTGAACCTGGCAGAAATGGCTGATCTCTCTTCGAAAACAGTCGATTTTGAAAAGCTGAAGAAGACTGTTGCAACGGGCGTTCGTATGCAGGATAATGTCATCGATGCCACGCCTTACTTCCTGGAAGAAAATACAACTCAGGCAAAAGGTGAGCGTCGGGTCGGCCTCGGTGTGATGGGTCTTCATGATCTGCTTATCCAAACCGAAACGACGTATGGTTCTGATGAAGGAAATGAGCTGGTTGATCAGATTTTCGAAACAATTGCTACATCAGCTTATCGGGAATCGATCCAAATTGCTAAGGAAAAAGGAAGTTTCCCATATCTGACTGGAGCAAACGATGCCGAAACCGATTATTTGAGAGAACGGTTTACGCAAACGGGCTACATGAAGAAAATGCCTGAAGATATTCTCGAGGGTGTTAAAGCTTATGGGATTCGAAACTCACATCTGCTTACTGTGGCACCAACCGGCTCAACCGGCACCATGGTTGGGGTTTCCACCGGCCTTGAACCTTATTTCTCTTTTTCCTATTTCAGAAGTGGTCGTTTAGGGAAATTTATAGAAGTCAAAGCTCAAATACTTCAGGATTACCTGGAGCGTCATCCGGATACGGATCCTGACAATTTACCGGAATGGTTTATCTCCAGCATGGAATTAACCCCTGAAGCACACGCGGATGTTCAATGTGTCATTCAGAAATGGGTGGACAGTTCCCTGAGTAAAACCGTTAACGCACCGAAGGGATATACCGTCGATCAGGTGAAGCGAGTTTATGAAAGACTTTATAATGGCGGTGCAAAGGGAGGAACGGTCTATGTCGATGGCAGCCGTGATTCTCAGGTTCTTACACTGAAAGCAGAAGAGAATGATGAATATGCAGTTGATCTCACCGGGGGAGAAACCGATCAGGAAGAGAAGAAGAAATCGGTTATGCTCGTAGAGACAATTGCAGACCTTCGTTCTACAAGTGTTACGTATGGCAGTGAAGTTGGTAATACGTGTCCTGTCTGCCGTCAAGGGACCATTGAAGACCTTGGTGGATGCAACACTTGTACGAATTGCAATGCACAACTGAAATGTGGATTATAATCGATCATCAAAGACTGCCGACTTTCCGGCAGTCTTTTTTTATGATTTTCAGGAAATCTGAATTGAGGACTGAAGAATCGTGTGATTACCTCTTTTTCAAAACATCAAATAGACGCCTGGCCAGATAAGCCTTAAGATGTAGAAAAAATGCTGCTTCAGGGTATGCCTTATTTCATGAAAATAGGCTATGATTAGGGTAAGAGT
This Salisediminibacterium beveridgei DNA region includes the following protein-coding sequences:
- a CDS encoding vitamin B12-dependent ribonucleotide reductase yields the protein MSEREIDIAQLNRDIEQFPQVFPVTKDMNRRQSGVSRLVMLDRYTFKDTEKKTLREGDFVVLTVKPDPKFPARGYGFVVSIDWTSATADIAVEEEFTGVLDDPEEKRTGIVNRSLDTIDKPLEIYYEQIALRNARGLSEVEVDPQKREQVFNDFYHELANLNFVPAGRVLYGAGSKTDVTYFNCYVMPYIADSREGISEHRKQVMEIMSRGGGVGTNGSTLRPRNTLARGVNGKSSGSVSWLDDIAKLTHLVEQGGSRRGAQMIMLADWHPDILEFIISKMQNPRILRYLSEQIEDHQIKRLIQEKLKFIPLSEVDESMYQSIVNYKTIEGQGGFDPKVIRQAEETLRAGGKYDVNNSEFLTGANISVCITKEFMEAVENDEDYELRFPDVENYNQEEMEAYNREWHEYGDVREWKQLGFGIRTYRKIKARELWDLINICATYSAEPGIFFIDNANEMTNASAYGQKVVATNPCGEQPLAPYSVCNLAAVNLAEMADLSSKTVDFEKLKKTVATGVRMQDNVIDATPYFLEENTTQAKGERRVGLGVMGLHDLLIQTETTYGSDEGNELVDQIFETIATSAYRESIQIAKEKGSFPYLTGANDAETDYLRERFTQTGYMKKMPEDILEGVKAYGIRNSHLLTVAPTGSTGTMVGVSTGLEPYFSFSYFRSGRLGKFIEVKAQILQDYLERHPDTDPDNLPEWFISSMELTPEAHADVQCVIQKWVDSSLSKTVNAPKGYTVDQVKRVYERLYNGGAKGGTVYVDGSRDSQVLTLKAEENDEYAVDLTGGETDQEEKKKSVMLVETIADLRSTSVTYGSEVGNTCPVCRQGTIEDLGGCNTCTNCNAQLKCGL